The genome window CCGTCCGGTAATCTTTCCCGCCCATCCGCGGACGGTCGGATGTCTCAGAGAGTACGGGCTCTGGGACCGTGCAACCGAGCACCTCGAGGTAATCGATCCCCAGGGATACCTCGATTTCGTCCGGTTGCTGGACGGAGCCGAACGGGTCGCGACCGACTCGGGAGGCGTCCAGAAGGAGGCCTTTTTCCTCGGGACCCGGTGTCTGACGCTCAGAGCGGAGACCGAGTGGGTCGAAACGGTCGAGTGCGGCTGGAACCGACTGGTCGGCCCGAACCGATCGCGCATCCGCGAGGAACTGCGTGAGAACTGGAAACCGGAGTCGAATCCCCATCCGTACGGCGACGGAACCGCGGGCCAGCGCATCGTCCGGCTGCTCGAGGACCACCTGCAGACCGACGAGGCGGCACCCGCAGTGGAGACGGCGTCGCTCGACTGATCGCCACCGAGTTCCGTCAGAGGTTTCCGGTCCCCCAAAGCGTTTTACCGTGGTAATTATATCTAATTACAGGATATGCCCACGAACTTCCCCGACTACGTCGACGTCGACTACGAAGACGGCACCGGCGAATCTCCCGCAGAGTACCCACACATCCACGACAAGATCGAGAAAGCGATCGAGGTCACCCGACAGGGACTCGAGCAGTACGAAAACCCGGCGGTGATGTGGACCGGCGGAAAGGACTCGACGCTCGTCCTCTACTTCGTCATCGAAGTCGCCGAGCGCTACGACCTCGAGGTGCCGCCGACGGTGTTCATCGATCACTTCCAGCACTTCGACCAGATCCACGACTTCGTCGAGGAGTGGGCCGACGAGTGGGATCTCGAGGTGATCTACGCCCGCAACGAGGACGTGGGCGCGTACGTCGACGAACACGGCCTCGAGCCGGGCGACGAGGTTCCGATCGAGGAACTCGACGAGCACAACCGTCACCACGTCGAGAACATCCTCGAGTACGACGAGGAGACGTTTCCCTTCCTGCTCGACACCTACGTCGGGAACCACCTGTTGAAGACGGTCGCGCTCAACGACGCCATCGAAGCGTACGAGATCGACGGGATCGTCTCGGGCGTTCGCTGGGACGAACAGGACGCCCGTGCCGACGAGACCTTCTTCTCGCCGCGACACGACCCCGACATCTACCCGCCTCACGACCGCGTCCAGCCCATCCTCCAGTTCGACGAGGCGGCCGTCTGGGAGGCGTTCTGGGATTTTGTCGTCCCCGACACCGTCCCCGAGTTCCCGGACGAGGGCTACGTCCCCGAGAGCAAAGCCGACCTGCCGAACGACCTCGAGCCCGAGGATACCCCCGTGTCGCCGAAATATTGGGAGGGCTTTCGATCGCTCGGCAGCGAGATCAGCACCGAAAAAACCGAGGACGACCCCGCCTGGCTGCAGGACCTCGAGGGGACGACCGAACGCGCCGGCCGCGCCCAGGACAAAGAAGACCTGATGGAGCGGTTGCGCGATCTCGGCTACATGTAGGTCGTCGGTTTCGAGTGCAGGGCGAAAAACGGATCTCGCTCAGTTCGTCGCGCGGTGCTCACCGTGTTTGACGCCGATCGCGAGCATGATGGCACCGAAGATCGCCATCGACGGGAGCACCATCATCATGATCGTCTGTGTGGTCATCGGTGCCATCGGCGTCATTGCCGGCAGGAGATACAGCGAGCCGATACCGACAGCGAGCACCAGTACGAACGCGCCAATCGTCTTCGGTACGTCGAGTCCCATGGCTGGCCGTTAGCAGTGACGGCAACTAAGTACCCCGGAACCGGCAGTCGTTCACGGGTTTCGAGACATCGACCACCGCTGGCCGCAAGTTACGCTTCTTCCGAGGGCCGAACCAGGTTCGCAAGCGCCACGAGGATGCCCAGGAACCAGCCCAGCGGGAACGAGAGGCCGACCCACATGCCGGCGTAGGCTGCCCCCTCGAGCTGGAAGTTACCCCGGAGCCACTCGTTGACGCCGCCGACGAACAACACGTTGTCGAGGATCCAGACGGCGAAATCGTAGCTCGGATCGAGGACGTGGGGCTCGAGCGACGGCGTTACGAGCGCTGCGACGACCGGTGGCAGAAAGATCGCCGTCATCGCGAACGGGTAAGCGAGCAGGACCGACGTCACACGGCCGCCGAACTTCGAGAAAATTGCTGCCAGTGTCGTCGAGATGACGGCGACGAGACTGGCTGCAGCGATCGCGAGGAAGGCGTCGAACGGGAGGCTAATGTACGCGCTGACGGTCAGTGCACCCCAGACGAGAACGGCCAGTGCGGTCACGCCGACGATGCCGAACCGGGTCCGGGTCGAGTCGAGTTTCACCGCGTAGTAGCGGGTAGCGAAGCCGACGACGGTCAGCGGATACAGGACGAGCAGTCCGAGCGTTCCGAAGAGACTCCAGGCGTAGTAGGCGACTTTCTGTGGAAGCGTCTCCGGCTTCCACTTGCCCATAACGGAGTGACCGCGGCCACGCTGGCGGGGAAAGACGATTTCCATCCACGCCCCGTGTAACCGCTCCAGGTCGGTCTGGACCGCACCGACGATGCCTCCTCGGCTGGCTCTTCGAGAGCGGGTAGACATACGCGAGCCAAAAAGCTCACGTACCGTAAGCTTTCCCTCTCTTTCTCGCTCGAGAACAGGTACGTCGGCGGACACTCGAGGGACGCCTTCCAGACAGTCTTCGTGCAGTGGCCCGATTTCTGCCACGCCAACACCCGCCGGGAAACCGATAGCTAGCGAGCCCTACTGGTTCCAGGGACCGAAGTCGGGGTCGACGGTCCGCTCGCGATCGTCGATGGCCTCGATAGCCGCGACGTCCTCAGGATCGAGCTCGAGCGACAGTGACGCCCAGTTGTCACGAATGTGGTCGACGCCGGTCGCCTTCGGAATGGCGACGACGTCGTTTTCGCGGAGCCAGGCCAGGCTGACCTGGGCCTCGCTGACGTCGTGTTTGGCCGCAATCTCTTGAATCGTGGGGTGGTCGAAGACGCCGCCGCGAGCCAGCGGCGAGTAGGCCACGACCTCGACGTCGTGTACCTCACACGCCTCGCGCAGCTCTGGCTGGGGAAGCAATGGGTGGAGTTCGACCTGGTTGGCAACGATCGGAGCGTCACAGACCTCGACGGCCGCCTCGAGTTGCTCGGGGAGAAAATTGCTCACGCCGACGTTCTCGATCAGCCCCTCGTCGTACAGGTCCGAGAACGCCGCGAGTGTCTCTTCCGTGTCGTACGTTTTGGCCGGCCAGTGGACGTACAACAGGTCGACGGCGTCGACACCAAGTCGGTCGAGGCTCTCGCGGGTCGTCTCGAGGACGTCATCGGGCGCGAGGTTCGAGAGCCAGACCTTGGTCGCGAGAAAGACCTCCTCGCGATCGACGTCAGCTGCGGCGATCCCGTCGCCGACGGCCGCCTCGTTGTCGTACGCCTGTGCGGTATCGATGTGCCGGTAGCCCGTCTCGAGGGCCGTCCGGATGCTTTCGGCACACTGGTCGGCGTCGGTGTTCTCCCACGTGCCGAGTCCGAGCATCGGGATGTCGCCTGCGGTCGGACACGCTGTTGGCTCGAGTGTGTCTGGATCGTCAGCTCCCATACACGACCGATAGTCGACGCCGGGAAAGTGAGTTTGGAAAGCGGCCAGGCCGATGGGCTTTCGACGGACGACCGTTCGAGCGTCGGCGCTTCCAGTGTCTTGTCGTTACTGATACATCCGCAGTGGCTTGGCTTGGCTGCTCTCGTCCTGTCCAACCTGTTGCATCTGCTGGGCGAGACGTTCGCGCTGGTCGCGGATCTCTTCGGCCCGCTCGAGGAGGTCCTGGACGTCGACCTCGAGGTCCGTGAGCGGGGCGATTGCGTCGTCGATCAGGACGCTGGCTGCCTCGGGGTCGGGAAACTGCGGGTCACACTGGATGACTAGCCCGATGCTGTCGTGGCCGGCCTGCGCCGCACGGTTGAGCAGCGCGCCGGTCGGTCCGGTAACGAGCCCGTCTTCGGGCGGGAGCGGGACGTCGTGGGTTGTGAGGATTTCACCCGCCTCGCCGGTCGCGATCCCGTAGAGTTCCGGGCGGCTCTCGTCGCGCTCCGTCGGAAGCCCGCTCAGGTAGATGGGCGTCGCGTTCTGGTCGACGATCCAGCTCGTGAGACAGGCCGCGACGGTCTCGACAGCGTTGGCGGCGACCGGCGTATCACACTGGAGCGCGAGCAGGTCGTGTGCTTCGCTGACGTAGAGTCGAACTGGCGGTCGGACGGTCCGGTCGTCGCCCCGATAGACGCCGACCATCGGGAGTCCCTCACAGTGGACGCTCGCGTAGTAGCGCATCTCGAGGTGCTCGATGAGGTGGTCCGTCGCGATCTTTCCGACGAGTCCGACGCCCGGAAATCCCTCGATCAGCCACGGTGACTCGAGCGTTATCTCGGGTCCGTGAAGACGGAGTTCGGCCATGAGTGAGTTTGGCGCGGCGATCGTATAAACACGGTGGCAGTGAATTCGTGGTCAGCGCAGCGGCCCCTTCGTCCGCGACCCTGCTGTGGCGGTGGTCCAAGCTGAACTCGTGACGTGCCCCGCGGCTGGCGCTTCGAAACCCACAAACGCGGGGCGTGCGAAGCCGCCTGCAATGGAGCCACTCGGGCGGTATCGACCGATCATCGACGACTTCGAGGCGTTTCTCGAGGCCTGCAGGAGACCGCTCGGCAACGCTGTGCGGATCAACACCATCGCGGCCTCGGTCGAGCGGACGCTCGAGGTGCTCGACAGCGAGGGCGTCGCTTACGAGCAGGCCGACTGGAACCCGCGTGTCCTGCGTCTCGAGACCGACTCGCCGGGATCGACGTGGACGTCCTTTCACGGCATGACTCACGGCCAGGAGGAGGTGTCGGCGGTGCCGCCGGTCGTACTCGATCCCCAACCGGGCGAGCGCGTCTGGGACGCCTGTGCCGCACCGGGCGGAAAGGCGACCCAGCTCGCGGCGCTGATGGACGACCGCGGCACCGTCGTCGCGAACGACAGCAACCTCGGACGCATCTCGGCGCTGCGGTTCAACGCCGAACGCCTCGGCGCGACGAGTCTCGCCGTGACCAACGCGGACGCCCGAAACTACTCGATGAAACCGTTCTCGTTCGACGCCTTCGATCGAGCCCTCGTCGACGCCCCCTGTTCCTGTGAGGGAACGATTCGGAAGAACCCCGACGCACTCGACGATTGGTCCGAAGGGTACGTCGACAGCGTCTCGGGCATTCAAAAGGGGATCCTCCGTCGAGCGATTCAGACCACCCGCGAGGGCGGCCATATCGTCTACTCGACGTGTACGTTCGCCCCCGAGGAGAACGAGGCCGTCGTCCAGCATGCACTCGACGAAGAGAACTGTCGCGTCGTCGAGTTCGACGTCGGCCTCGAGCACTCGCCTGGTCTCACCGAGTGGGACGACCGGCGGTTCGACGACTCACTCGAGCAGGCGATCCGGATCTACCCACATCAGAACGACACCGGCGGCTTCTTCGTCGCGAAACTGGAGGTGACCGCCGAATGAGCGACAACGACGGACAGCGATTCGACCGACTCCCCGAGACGAACGCGGAGCGATCCGTCGAAGGTCGAGCCAGCCGTGCGGAGGTGATCGACTACTTCGAGGACCGCTTTGGCATCCCATCGGAGACGTTCGCGGACTACACGTTCTGGGAGAAAGGCGCCGGCAAGATCTGGATCTACGCGGGCGAGGCACCGACGCCGATCGAGATCGAAGCGATCGGGATGACCTGTCTCCGCACACGACAGGAACACTGGAAGCCGACGACGGATTTCGTTCAGCGCTTTGGCCACCACGCCACCGACTGCGTGATCGAACTCGAGCGCGAGCACGCACGAGCGTTCGCGGCGGGTGAAGACCAGGCGCTCGAGTGGTGGGACGGCGACTGGGGATATCTCATCGCCGCCCACGAGGTTGGGGTCGGGCCGGAGGGCCGAGCAGTGCGAGACGGCGAGAACGCGGAGCGAAGCCCGCAAGAGGAAGGCGTCGAGCGAGGGCAACTCGAGGCGCTCGGAGTCGGCCTCTACGTCCACGGCGAACTGCGTTCGATGGTGCCGAAGGGACGACAGCGCGACCTTTGAGACGGACTGCCGTGACAGGGTTCTAACGCAACCGCCGTCCGGGTCGCGGTTGAGGCGGTACCGACGTCCAGTAGATCGTATGAGGCTGCAAATCGGTGCTCCGGTCAGCAGGTGATCGGCTGGCTACGTCGACGAACGCTCGGCTCGACACCGACACGCACTGCCGGTTCTTCACGTTTCTGGTGGGGGTGACGGCTCCTAATCGCGATCAGTCGGAATGTTCGGCCGACGTCCGGGCACCGTCGTCTGCTACTGGTTCGAATTCATCCGATCCGCACTGACACCCTTGCGGACGTCCGATAGGGAGAATCGTTCCGTCTGCGGTCTTTCTCGAAGCGAAAACCGACCCACACGACACACACGAGGCGATCAATTTTCTCTCCCTCTTTCCAGAACTCATCGGGAGGGGTAGTTCACTGAAGAACATAAAGCGCGTTACAGCTTTTCGAGAATATCAGCTAGTTCGGTCGATGTTCGCGCCGGATAACCGAAGACGAACAGTGGTGTAAAAACAGTTGGACTCGCTCGTGCCTGTCCGGTCGGTCGTCCGAACCACCGCTTTCTGAAGGTACAAGAGGGCGCTGAGACAAGAGCCACCCGTGTCTCCCGTCGCCGAGCCGTCGCTCAGTGCCCGCGTTCTCGTGGTCTGGCGGCGGGTGTTCGACCTCTCCTGGCCGGTGATGGCCGAACAGGTGTTGCGGACACTGATGCGGACGACGGACCTGATCGTTGCAGGTTTCTTCTCGCCCGCTGCCGTCGCTGCGGTTGGGCTTGCGGACATCTACGGTCGGCTTCCACTGTGGCTCGGTCTCGGCGTCGGCGACGGCGCAATCGCCCTCTCGAGTCAGGACACCGGCAGCGGCGACGTCGCGAACCGAAACGAAGCCGTCTCGAGCGCGCTCTTGCTCGGTATCCTGGCCGGTATCCCGTTCGCGCTGTTCGGCCTCGTCGGGAGTTTCTGGGCGATCGAGGTCCTCGGTGCTGAAGCGGAGACGGTCCGACTCGGTGGGCTCTACCTGGCGATTATCCTCCTGACGGCACCGGCGTATCACGTCACGATGATTGCCGCTCGCTCGATCCAGGGGACGGGCGATACGCGCACTCCGATGTACATCAACGCAGTGGCGAACGCCATCAACATCGGGCTGACGGTCTCGCTGGCGTTCGGCCTCGGGCCGGTTCCAGAACTGTCGATCGTCGGCATCGCCGTCGCGACCGCTATCGGTGACACCCTCGCTGCCGTGACGTTTCTCGTCGTCATCCACAGCCCGAGAAGCGAACTCTCGTTGGTCCGTCCGACCCGGTTCGTGATCGTCAAACAGCTGATCGTCATCAGCGCGCCGCGAGTCGCCGAAGGTGTCACCGAACTGATCGCCGAGTTCCCGTTCAACGCCATCTTGCTCGCGTTCGGCACCGAGGTCAACGCAGCCTACCACATCGGCCGCCGGGTGTATCAACAACTATCTTCGCCTCTCTCGAGGGGATACGGCACCGCTGCGAACATCATCTCCGGCCAGGCTCTCGGCCGCGGACAGCCCGGCGAGGCCTACTTCGACGGCCTCGCGGCCGCCGCGATGGCCACCCTCACGGTCGGCAGCCTCGGCGTCGGTATCTTCCTTGCCGCCGAGTGGGTCGTCATGCTGTTCACCCGCGACCCGGAGACGATCGAGTACGCTGTCGGCTTCGCTCGCGCCTACGCCATCGCGACGGTCCTCATCGCGCTGTACGTCGTCCTCGCGGGGGCCTTACGCGGCGGCAGCGAGACGCGCCCGCCGTTCGTCGCCAAGGTAAGTGGTGCCGTCGTCTTCTTACTCGGTATCACCTACGTCTTCGGCGTCTCACTCGAGTACGGCGTCGTCGCCGCCTACGTCGCTATCGTCGCCGACTTCGCCTGGCGCAACGTCGTCGTCGGTGCGGTCTACCTGCAGAAGGGCTGGCTCGAGCGCGGGATGGCGATGATGCACGAGCGGGGCAGCCAGCTCGGAGACGGTGAGGACTGACGGCCGACCGCCCGCCTGTGACGTTAGTCCCGTTCGACGACCGTCCCGCCGGTCAGTCCCTCCCACTCGACGCGATAGCCCAGTTCCGCGAGAATCGCACTCGAGTCGTCGATCCCGTACGTCTCGAACGTCTCCTCGGCGTCCGAGAGGGAGGTTCCGGCCTCGAGGTCGTCGTCGAGTGAGTCGAGCACCGACGGGCGAATCAGTGTCCGTCCCACGCGCTCGTGATCGGGGAAGGTCTTGTCGGTGAGGGCCTCCGGGCTCACGCCGTGGCGATCCGCGAGGGCCTCGAGCGAAATCACGTCCTCGTCGGGACGGAGCCCGTCGGGCAGCGAGGCGGCGGCGTCGGCGACCAACTGACGTTCGTACTCCCGGAGGACGCCCGCGACGTCTTTGAGCCGAACCGACCCCGAGTAGGGGATCGCCCGGTGGTCGCGGGCGGCGATCTCCTCGCCGACGCCGAGTGAGTCGTCGACGGCAACCAGCATGTCGACGTCCTCGAGATCGGCCAACTGGGCGAGTTTCTTCTCGACGTACTCGGGCGTCCAGAAGCCCATGATCTCGAAGTAGACTCGAAACACACGGTCGCGCGCCCTGTCACCTGCTCCGGGGTCGCCGTCAGCGCCGGGGACCCCGTGGTCGTAGACGAACGCGAAGTCGGGGATCATCACCCGCGTCCCCGTCGCCAGCGGTTCGGGTTCGCGAACGAGCGTCCACTCGAGGTCCAGGTTCTCGAACCGAGCGGCGAAGTCGGCCTCGACGCCACTGTCGAACTCGACGTCCGCGACGGGGGCGGCGTCGGGAACCGAAACCGGGTCCTCGTGAGAGAGCGTGAGCGTTCGCTCGGTGCCTCGGTCGTCGATCGTCGCCTCGAGGTACCAGGCATCCGCCGTCGCGACCGTCCGCAGGAGGCGGGCGAATCTGGTGCCGTATCGTCGACTCGAGCGAAAGAGGTGTGTTGGGCCGGTGACGACGACCTCGCGCTCGCTGGCAAGCGAGGTACGACCGTCGTCGTCCGCGTCGTCCCCCGGTCGACGAATCTCGTACATCAGTCGCAGGCGTTTGACCGCCGAAACGAGCGCTTTCGGGTCGCTCGAGCGGACCCGTACCTCGGTCGCGTCGAACAGCGCCGTCTGGGCGAGCGAGAGGTTGTACTGGGCGAGTAAGTCATCGGGGCCCCAGCGCGAGTCGACCGCCGTGAGGACCTGCCGCTCCGCTAAGTCGGCGTACAGCGCCCGCTCGAGGTCGTCCGCGGAGACCGAGAGCGACTCGCCTGCGCGGACGTACGCCATCGCCCGCTCGCCTTCGTCGACGACGCCGACTGCTTCGCCAGCCTCGAAGACGGCCCGGCGCGCACGTTCAGGGTCGAGCGCGGCGTCGGTCTCGAACGTGGCATCGCGCTCGAGCAGCGCAGCGAACCCCCGGACGAGCTTGAAGTGATCGGCCTCGGCCTCGAGTTCCGCCAGGGCGTCCTCGAGGTCGCCCCGTTGTTCGCCGACGTGGCCCTGGTAAGTGCCGATGACTCTGGCGGCCAGCGGGCGGTGCTCACGGGTGGTGAACTGCGGGTGATACCCGCCGCCAGCCCGCGAAACGCGACACAGGTCCTTCGTCAGCATCTAGCCTCTCGTGTGCGTGACGACACCAAAAGTAATCCGGACGCCACCACGGCTCGGTTCGACGCCGGGGCCGTCTTCCGGTTCGAGTTATGGCCGAGCGACCGAGATGTGTCGCCATCTCCGACAACGACGTCTCCGTTCGGACCTCGGTTCGTGCGGTCGACGTGGACGGTCCCTGAGTCAGCCATCCCGTTCGATACTAAATTGTGACTGACAATTTCCGATAGTATTTACAGCCGTCTGTGACCGCGACAGTCGCATATCTGCCCAAAGTGTTATCTTTGGCTGGTAAAATCAATTGGCCATGGGATCGGGCGACGCCGCGAACGAACTAAACCAGCTCGTCGAGCAGACCGAGCGGTTTCGCGAACAGATCGAAGAGACGACCGAGGCGAGTCGGACGCAGGCGGAGTACATCTCGACTCTCTCCAAGGAAGTCAACGACGTCAGTGCGACGATGGAGGAGATCGCCTCGAGTGCGACGGAGATCGTCGACCTGGTCGAAGACGCATCGGAGACGGCGGCGTTGGGACAGGAGGCGGGTCGAACTGCCAGCGAACAGACACAGGAAACCGTCGACGAAGTTGCCGATCTCGTCGACGCCATCGAACGGGTAAGCGAACAGATGGCGGAGATCGGAACGGTGACCGAACTGATCGCCGACATCGCCGATCAGACGAACCTGCTCGCGCTCAACGCCAATATCGAGGCCGCACACGCGGGCGATGAGGGTGCTGGATTCGCCGTCGTCGCGAACGAGGTGAAATCGCTCGCCGAGGAAACCGGTGAAAACGCCGACGAAATCAGATCGCTGATCGAGTCGCTCGCCGAGGAAACCGAGACGGGCGTCGAA of Natrarchaeobaculum sulfurireducens contains these proteins:
- a CDS encoding proteasome assembly chaperone family protein, translated to MAELRLHGPEITLESPWLIEGFPGVGLVGKIATDHLIEHLEMRYYASVHCEGLPMVGVYRGDDRTVRPPVRLYVSEAHDLLALQCDTPVAANAVETVAACLTSWIVDQNATPIYLSGLPTERDESRPELYGIATGEAGEILTTHDVPLPPEDGLVTGPTGALLNRAAQAGHDSIGLVIQCDPQFPDPEAASVLIDDAIAPLTDLEVDVQDLLERAEEIRDQRERLAQQMQQVGQDESSQAKPLRMYQ
- a CDS encoding DUF790 family protein, whose product is MLTKDLCRVSRAGGGYHPQFTTREHRPLAARVIGTYQGHVGEQRGDLEDALAELEAEADHFKLVRGFAALLERDATFETDAALDPERARRAVFEAGEAVGVVDEGERAMAYVRAGESLSVSADDLERALYADLAERQVLTAVDSRWGPDDLLAQYNLSLAQTALFDATEVRVRSSDPKALVSAVKRLRLMYEIRRPGDDADDDGRTSLASEREVVVTGPTHLFRSSRRYGTRFARLLRTVATADAWYLEATIDDRGTERTLTLSHEDPVSVPDAAPVADVEFDSGVEADFAARFENLDLEWTLVREPEPLATGTRVMIPDFAFVYDHGVPGADGDPGAGDRARDRVFRVYFEIMGFWTPEYVEKKLAQLADLEDVDMLVAVDDSLGVGEEIAARDHRAIPYSGSVRLKDVAGVLREYERQLVADAAASLPDGLRPDEDVISLEALADRHGVSPEALTDKTFPDHERVGRTLIRPSVLDSLDDDLEAGTSLSDAEETFETYGIDDSSAILAELGYRVEWEGLTGGTVVERD
- a CDS encoding DUF7333 family protein — translated: MGLDVPKTIGAFVLVLAVGIGSLYLLPAMTPMAPMTTQTIMMMVLPSMAIFGAIMLAIGVKHGEHRATN
- a CDS encoding aldo/keto reductase, giving the protein MGADDPDTLEPTACPTAGDIPMLGLGTWENTDADQCAESIRTALETGYRHIDTAQAYDNEAAVGDGIAAADVDREEVFLATKVWLSNLAPDDVLETTRESLDRLGVDAVDLLYVHWPAKTYDTEETLAAFSDLYDEGLIENVGVSNFLPEQLEAAVEVCDAPIVANQVELHPLLPQPELREACEVHDVEVVAYSPLARGGVFDHPTIQEIAAKHDVSEAQVSLAWLRENDVVAIPKATGVDHIRDNWASLSLELDPEDVAAIEAIDDRERTVDPDFGPWNQ
- a CDS encoding MATE family efflux transporter — encoded protein: MAEQVLRTLMRTTDLIVAGFFSPAAVAAVGLADIYGRLPLWLGLGVGDGAIALSSQDTGSGDVANRNEAVSSALLLGILAGIPFALFGLVGSFWAIEVLGAEAETVRLGGLYLAIILLTAPAYHVTMIAARSIQGTGDTRTPMYINAVANAINIGLTVSLAFGLGPVPELSIVGIAVATAIGDTLAAVTFLVVIHSPRSELSLVRPTRFVIVKQLIVISAPRVAEGVTELIAEFPFNAILLAFGTEVNAAYHIGRRVYQQLSSPLSRGYGTAANIISGQALGRGQPGEAYFDGLAAAAMATLTVGSLGVGIFLAAEWVVMLFTRDPETIEYAVGFARAYAIATVLIALYVVLAGALRGGSETRPPFVAKVSGAVVFLLGITYVFGVSLEYGVVAAYVAIVADFAWRNVVVGAVYLQKGWLERGMAMMHERGSQLGDGED
- a CDS encoding phosphoadenosine phosphosulfate reductase family protein encodes the protein MPTNFPDYVDVDYEDGTGESPAEYPHIHDKIEKAIEVTRQGLEQYENPAVMWTGGKDSTLVLYFVIEVAERYDLEVPPTVFIDHFQHFDQIHDFVEEWADEWDLEVIYARNEDVGAYVDEHGLEPGDEVPIEELDEHNRHHVENILEYDEETFPFLLDTYVGNHLLKTVALNDAIEAYEIDGIVSGVRWDEQDARADETFFSPRHDPDIYPPHDRVQPILQFDEAAVWEAFWDFVVPDTVPEFPDEGYVPESKADLPNDLEPEDTPVSPKYWEGFRSLGSEISTEKTEDDPAWLQDLEGTTERAGRAQDKEDLMERLRDLGYM
- a CDS encoding DUF7122 family protein — encoded protein: MSDNDGQRFDRLPETNAERSVEGRASRAEVIDYFEDRFGIPSETFADYTFWEKGAGKIWIYAGEAPTPIEIEAIGMTCLRTRQEHWKPTTDFVQRFGHHATDCVIELEREHARAFAAGEDQALEWWDGDWGYLIAAHEVGVGPEGRAVRDGENAERSPQEEGVERGQLEALGVGLYVHGELRSMVPKGRQRDL
- a CDS encoding RsmB/NOP family class I SAM-dependent RNA methyltransferase, whose protein sequence is MEPLGRYRPIIDDFEAFLEACRRPLGNAVRINTIAASVERTLEVLDSEGVAYEQADWNPRVLRLETDSPGSTWTSFHGMTHGQEEVSAVPPVVLDPQPGERVWDACAAPGGKATQLAALMDDRGTVVANDSNLGRISALRFNAERLGATSLAVTNADARNYSMKPFSFDAFDRALVDAPCSCEGTIRKNPDALDDWSEGYVDSVSGIQKGILRRAIQTTREGGHIVYSTCTFAPEENEAVVQHALDEENCRVVEFDVGLEHSPGLTEWDDRRFDDSLEQAIRIYPHQNDTGGFFVAKLEVTAE